Proteins encoded together in one Mycolicibacter minnesotensis window:
- a CDS encoding GmrSD restriction endonuclease domain-containing protein produces the protein MDIHDVDVERPPADESGVTTVTRRQLALIILTVVAVCAVIALLVALVVRPGATSPQPPLTSSYPKSSLPPLERLDALPVKGRAPKTGYDRALFGIPWSDDVTVEGGHNYCDTRTDILRRDLGAVMPDSGCAVASGVLKDPYTGKTVIYHQVPEEFSPIQIDHVVPLLDAWQKGAQVWDDLTRRNFANDPINLQTTTAAANQQKGSSDAATWLPANDAYRCTYATRIVEVKARYRLWVTEDEREALEGILRQCGKPIAPSSVGTTTSRPTVTYRAPAPPTTTHPRCYRNVKGVCVPLPSDAPYPPRGANALCTDGSYSFSDHRRGSCARHGGVHAWLD, from the coding sequence GTGGATATCCACGATGTCGACGTCGAGCGCCCACCGGCAGACGAGTCAGGCGTTACTACCGTGACCCGCCGCCAGCTCGCACTCATCATCTTGACCGTCGTAGCAGTCTGCGCGGTCATCGCCCTGCTCGTGGCCTTGGTCGTCCGTCCCGGAGCGACTTCACCGCAGCCACCACTGACGTCGAGTTACCCCAAAAGTTCCCTGCCCCCACTCGAGAGGCTCGATGCGCTCCCCGTCAAAGGCCGTGCACCCAAGACGGGCTACGACCGCGCACTGTTCGGGATCCCCTGGTCCGACGACGTCACCGTGGAGGGTGGACACAACTACTGCGATACCCGAACCGACATCCTGCGCCGCGACCTCGGCGCAGTCATGCCTGATTCCGGTTGCGCCGTCGCCTCCGGTGTCCTCAAGGACCCCTACACCGGAAAGACGGTTATCTACCACCAGGTTCCCGAAGAGTTCAGTCCTATCCAGATCGATCACGTCGTGCCGTTGTTGGATGCCTGGCAGAAGGGCGCCCAGGTCTGGGACGACTTGACCCGCCGAAACTTCGCCAACGACCCGATCAACCTGCAAACCACCACCGCGGCCGCAAACCAGCAAAAGGGGTCCAGTGACGCCGCCACCTGGCTACCAGCAAACGATGCCTACCGCTGCACCTATGCGACACGCATCGTCGAGGTGAAAGCCCGATACCGGTTGTGGGTCACCGAGGACGAGCGTGAGGCACTGGAGGGCATTCTGCGTCAGTGCGGAAAGCCGATTGCTCCGTCATCTGTGGGTACGACAACGAGCAGGCCCACGGTGACCTATCGGGCGCCCGCCCCGCCGACGACAACGCACCCTCGGTGCTATCGCAACGTCAAGGGTGTCTGCGTCCCGCTTCCCAGCGATGCCCCCTACCCTCCGAGGGGCGCTAACGCACTCTGCACCGATGGCTCCTACTCGTTTTCTGATCACCGTCGGGGTTCGTGCGCC
- a CDS encoding L,D-transpeptidase — protein sequence MGQVGLAHRCRGFGSRAAALLVVAAAGLSLSACGGNADAEAAKIITDKGTPFADLLIPKVTASVTDKAVGVAVDAPVTVTAEDGVLDSVTMVNEYGAVVDGKLSADGLTWATSEQLGYNKRYTVNAKALGLGGVTSRQMTFQTHSPQNLTMPYVMPRDGEVVGVGQPVAIRFDENIVDREAAEKAITITTDPPVVGAFYWLSNREVRWRPQAFWKPGTNVDVQVNTYGVDLGNGVYGQDNAASHFVIGDEVIATVDDDTKSMVVRINGEVAKTMPVSMGKESTPTNNGTYIVGERFAHIVMDSSTYGVPVNSPNGYRTDVDWATQISYSGIFVHSAPWSVGAQGYSNTSHGCINVSPSNALWFYDHVKRGDVVQINNTIGSPLPGTEGLGDWNVPWSQWQAGNAKEPVR from the coding sequence ATGGGGCAGGTTGGTTTGGCACACCGCTGCCGGGGGTTCGGGTCCCGGGCGGCGGCATTGCTGGTGGTTGCGGCCGCGGGGCTGAGCCTGAGTGCGTGCGGCGGCAACGCCGACGCCGAGGCGGCCAAGATCATCACCGACAAGGGCACCCCATTCGCGGACCTGTTGATTCCCAAGGTCACCGCGTCGGTCACCGACAAGGCTGTCGGCGTCGCGGTGGACGCACCGGTGACGGTCACCGCCGAGGACGGCGTGCTGGATTCGGTCACCATGGTCAACGAGTACGGCGCCGTGGTGGACGGCAAGCTCAGTGCTGATGGGTTGACTTGGGCGACTTCTGAGCAGCTCGGCTACAACAAGCGCTACACCGTCAATGCAAAGGCGCTGGGACTCGGTGGCGTCACCAGCCGGCAGATGACCTTTCAGACCCATTCGCCGCAGAACCTGACCATGCCCTACGTCATGCCGCGCGACGGCGAAGTCGTCGGTGTGGGCCAGCCGGTGGCGATTCGGTTCGACGAGAACATCGTTGACCGCGAGGCGGCCGAGAAGGCCATCACGATCACCACCGATCCGCCCGTGGTGGGTGCCTTCTACTGGCTGAGCAATCGCGAGGTGCGCTGGCGTCCGCAGGCGTTCTGGAAACCCGGAACCAATGTCGACGTGCAGGTCAACACCTACGGGGTGGACCTGGGCAACGGGGTGTACGGGCAGGACAACGCCGCCAGCCACTTCGTCATCGGCGACGAGGTGATCGCCACCGTCGACGATGACACCAAGTCGATGGTGGTGCGCATCAACGGCGAAGTGGCCAAGACCATGCCGGTGTCGATGGGCAAGGAGAGCACCCCGACCAACAACGGCACCTACATCGTCGGTGAACGTTTCGCGCACATCGTCATGGATTCGTCGACCTACGGGGTTCCGGTGAACTCGCCCAACGGGTATCGCACCGACGTCGACTGGGCCACCCAGATCTCCTACAGCGGGATCTTCGTGCACTCGGCACCGTGGTCAGTAGGTGCCCAGGGCTACTCCAACACCAGCCACGGCTGTATCAACGTCAGTCCCAGCAATGCCCTGTGGTTCTACGACCACGTCAAGCGGGGCGACGTGGTGCAGATCAACAACACCATCGGCTCGCCGCTGCCCGGCACCGAGGGGCTCGGAGACTGGAATGTGCCCTGGTCGCAATGGCAGGCCGGCAACGCCAAAGAGCCGGTGCGCTGA